The Haemorhous mexicanus isolate bHaeMex1 chromosome 8, bHaeMex1.pri, whole genome shotgun sequence genome includes a window with the following:
- the ARL5A gene encoding ADP-ribosylation factor-like protein 5A, whose protein sequence is MGILFTRIWRLFNHQEHKVIIVGLDNAGKTTILYQFSMNEVVHTSPTIGSNVEEIVVNNTRFLMWDIGGQESLRSSWNTYYTNTEFVIVVVDSTDRERISVTKEELYKMLAHEDLKKAGLLIFANKQDVKECMTVAEISQFLKLTSIKDHQWHIQACCALTGEGLCQGLEWMMSRLKIR, encoded by the exons aTGGGGATCCTCTTCACCAGGATATGGAGGCTCTTCAACCACCAGG AGCACAAGGTGATCATTGTGGGCCTGGACAATGCAGGGAAAACGACCATTCTGTACCAATT ctccatGAACGAGGTGGTTCACACCTCTCCCACCATCGGCAGCAACGTGGAGGAGATCGTGGTGAACAACACGCGCTTCCTGATGTGGGACATCGGGGGGCAGGAGTCCCTGCGCTCCTCCTGGAACACCTACTACACCAACACCGAG TTTGTGATAGTTGTGGTGGACAGCACAGACAGAGAGAGAATTTCTGTGACTAAAGAAGAGCTGTATAAAATGTTAGCACACGAG GACCTGAAGAAAGCAGGGCTGCTGATCTTTGCTAACAAGCAGGATGTGAAGGAGTGCATGACAGTAGCTGAGATCTCCCAGTTCCTGAAGCTGACTTCAATTAAGGATCACCAGTGGCACATTCAGGCCTGCTGTGCTCTCACTGGAGAGGG gctgtgccaaggaCTGGAGTGGATGATGTCCCGGCTGAAGATCAGATGA